Proteins encoded in a region of the Coregonus clupeaformis isolate EN_2021a chromosome 9, ASM2061545v1, whole genome shotgun sequence genome:
- the zgc:113208 gene encoding uncharacterized protein zgc:113208 isoform X1, which produces MEKCSGTTKATSKKRNASSTEASLPDCKKLKSKDGGKTSSNKVQNKEKTKMEKVSSKKKHKFLGSTEVSQSSKHASKKKIQDGWLEVTKNDKGQLVFKDFPQFQPNMSPKEVLQAGSFGGTYFRPIYSSVTKQHCEDEWKELPEDWLKGLNVPTQVASSTYRDRVNTYKVKCGGSLEMWESSGWIVTQDPYGWFQWYCRFYQGRRTKDDERQIGRWAKCAGVKGRWRNNLITKVVRSGCGFDNPTVSPVVRQTLQHWGYRLTKEDYKEGAKRVKPK; this is translated from the exons ATGGAGAAATGCAGCGGGACAACGAAGGCAACTTCTAAAAAAAGAAACGCTTCCTCAACTGAGGCAAGTCTTCCAGACTGCAAAAAGCTGAAATCGAAGGATGGTGGCAAGACTAGCTCAAATAAAGTACAGAACAAGG AAAAGACTAAAATGGAGAAGGTCTCAAGCAAGAAAAAACACAAATTCTTGGGCAGCACAGAAGTTTCTCAAAGCTCTAAACATGCAAGCAAGAAGAAGATTCAGGATGGATGGCTAGAGGTGACAAAGAATGACAAAGGACAACTTGTATTTAAAG ACTTCCCACAGTTCCAACCTAACATGTCACCAAAAGAAGTACTTCAAGCTGGCAGCTTTGGTGGTACCTACTTCAGACCAATATACTCAAGTGTCACAA AACAACATTGCGAAGATGAATGGAAGGAGCTCCCTGAGGATTGGCTGAAAGGTTTGAACGTTCCAACACAG GTGGCCTCGTCAACATACAGAGACAGGGTAAACACATACAAAGTGAAGTGTGGAGGCAGTCTAGAAATGTGGGAAAGCAGTGGATGGATTGTAACCCAGGATCCCTATGGGTGGTTTCAGTGGTACTGCAG GTTTTACCAGGGTCGGCGTACTAAGGATGATGAGCGTCAGATCGGGCGATGGGCAAAGTGTGCTGGGGTAAAAGGCAGGTGGAGAAATAATCTTATCACCAAAGTAGTCCGATCAGGCTGTGGCTTTGACAACCCAACAGTGTCTCCTGTTGTCAGACAGACATTACAGCACTGGGGGTACCGACTGACAAAGGAGGACTACAAGGAGGGTGCCAAGAGGGTTAAACCAAAATAA
- the zgc:113208 gene encoding uncharacterized protein zgc:113208 isoform X2 codes for MVARLAQIKYRTRTKMEKVSSKKKHKFLGSTEVSQSSKHASKKKIQDGWLEVTKNDKGQLVFKDFPQFQPNMSPKEVLQAGSFGGTYFRPIYSSVTKQHCEDEWKELPEDWLKGLNVPTQVASSTYRDRVNTYKVKCGGSLEMWESSGWIVTQDPYGWFQWYCRFYQGRRTKDDERQIGRWAKCAGVKGRWRNNLITKVVRSGCGFDNPTVSPVVRQTLQHWGYRLTKEDYKEGAKRVKPK; via the exons ATGGTGGCAAGACTAGCTCAAATAAAGTACAGAACAAGG ACTAAAATGGAGAAGGTCTCAAGCAAGAAAAAACACAAATTCTTGGGCAGCACAGAAGTTTCTCAAAGCTCTAAACATGCAAGCAAGAAGAAGATTCAGGATGGATGGCTAGAGGTGACAAAGAATGACAAAGGACAACTTGTATTTAAAG ACTTCCCACAGTTCCAACCTAACATGTCACCAAAAGAAGTACTTCAAGCTGGCAGCTTTGGTGGTACCTACTTCAGACCAATATACTCAAGTGTCACAA AACAACATTGCGAAGATGAATGGAAGGAGCTCCCTGAGGATTGGCTGAAAGGTTTGAACGTTCCAACACAG GTGGCCTCGTCAACATACAGAGACAGGGTAAACACATACAAAGTGAAGTGTGGAGGCAGTCTAGAAATGTGGGAAAGCAGTGGATGGATTGTAACCCAGGATCCCTATGGGTGGTTTCAGTGGTACTGCAG GTTTTACCAGGGTCGGCGTACTAAGGATGATGAGCGTCAGATCGGGCGATGGGCAAAGTGTGCTGGGGTAAAAGGCAGGTGGAGAAATAATCTTATCACCAAAGTAGTCCGATCAGGCTGTGGCTTTGACAACCCAACAGTGTCTCCTGTTGTCAGACAGACATTACAGCACTGGGGGTACCGACTGACAAAGGAGGACTACAAGGAGGGTGCCAAGAGGGTTAAACCAAAATAA